One genomic window of Sphingomonas ginsengisoli An et al. 2013 includes the following:
- a CDS encoding DUF2336 domain-containing protein: MRAARGVDRLGAAMTDLSLDPLSRPSEQERALMLSLLSGLVGQIAEELLLRVPDADQAEVDAEEVVADLRAAGLLGQRDLVGLLVRRADVLAFRSTARQRPGGGLLETWGADSNHTVVSATMAVVIARASARDRFGRPGLTLADCDAETAVTLTYAVAAALRGPADALVAAAVDMLARHDEGERLDAREARLMLALEQAGKLDAGLLMALALEGEAVLLAEGLARLARIPAAEAWQMLTGRNERAVGRLLRLAELDRTAAAGLIAALGEARSLGDPGEAMVGFDAMTSLEISTQRAAMRLPPAFLAARAAFERHGQRRV, from the coding sequence GTGCGCGCGGCACGCGGGGTCGATCGGCTCGGCGCGGCCATGACCGATCTCTCGCTCGATCCGCTCTCTCGACCCTCGGAGCAGGAGCGGGCGCTGATGCTCAGCCTGCTGTCGGGGCTGGTCGGTCAGATCGCCGAGGAGTTGCTGCTGCGCGTGCCCGATGCTGACCAGGCCGAGGTGGACGCCGAGGAAGTGGTTGCGGACCTTCGCGCTGCCGGCCTGCTCGGGCAACGCGATCTCGTCGGCCTGTTGGTGCGCCGTGCCGACGTGCTCGCCTTCCGCAGCACAGCACGCCAGCGACCGGGCGGAGGCCTGCTCGAGACCTGGGGCGCCGATTCGAACCACACGGTGGTCAGCGCGACGATGGCAGTGGTAATCGCCCGTGCGTCCGCTCGCGACCGGTTCGGTCGGCCCGGGCTGACTCTCGCCGACTGCGATGCCGAGACCGCGGTGACGTTGACCTACGCCGTGGCAGCGGCGCTGCGCGGGCCCGCCGATGCGCTGGTGGCAGCGGCGGTCGACATGCTGGCGCGGCACGACGAGGGCGAGCGGCTCGACGCGCGCGAGGCGCGGTTGATGCTTGCGCTCGAGCAGGCCGGCAAGCTCGACGCAGGCCTGCTCATGGCGCTGGCGCTGGAGGGCGAGGCCGTACTGCTGGCCGAAGGGCTCGCGCGGCTCGCGCGGATCCCCGCGGCCGAAGCTTGGCAGATGCTCACCGGGCGGAACGAGCGCGCGGTCGGCCGGCTGCTGCGGCTCGCCGAGCTCGACCGGACGGCGGCCGCCGGGTTGATCGCCGCGCTGGGCGAAGCGCGCAGCCTGGGCGATCCGGGCGAGGCGATGGTCGGCTTCGACGCCATGACGTCATTAGAGATCAGCACTCAACGCGCGGCAATGCGTCTGCCGCCCGCCTTCCTTGCGGCACGCGCCGCCTTCGAGCGACATGGCCAGCGCCGCGTTTGA
- a CDS encoding DUF1467 family protein produces MKWQSALAIYFLFFCFAGFALLPFGVKTDEEVGAGKVRGQADSAPHKFDLKRHLVRSAIVGAILFGLFYANYVFGWISTDDLDVTAPR; encoded by the coding sequence ATGAAGTGGCAGTCGGCGCTGGCGATCTATTTTCTGTTCTTCTGCTTCGCCGGTTTTGCCCTGCTGCCGTTCGGCGTGAAGACCGATGAGGAAGTCGGCGCTGGCAAGGTGCGCGGGCAGGCCGACAGCGCACCCCACAAATTCGATCTCAAGCGGCACCTCGTGCGCAGCGCGATCGTCGGCGCGATCCTGTTCGGTCTGTTCTACGCCAATTACGTCTTCGGCTGGATCAGCACCGACGACCTCGACGTGACGGCGCCGCGCTAG
- a CDS encoding ribonuclease J — translation MTPANELIFLALGGSGEIGMNVNLYGSQGKWLMVDCGLSFGDPELPGIELTLPDLEFIEDRRKDLVGIVITHGHEDHIGAIPYLAADLKVPIYATPFTAGLIASKLEEEGLSGQVPLKIVERGERIALDPFAVTYVPLAHSIPEGNGLLIETPHGKVFHTGDWKIDRTPVLAQPASAETMQAIGDQGILALVSDSTNAFSLEESGSESDVIEGLTKAIGEAPGRVLITTFASNVARLDTIARVAEATGRRLALAGRSIERNVKVAKAAGYLKDFPETVRYDEAMRLPKRDLLILATGGQGEPRAALGRIASGQHELKLGEGDTVIFSSRQIPGNEVAVGRIMNQLSDLGVVTVTDRQVHVHVSGHPGRPELQQMYSWIRPQVLVPVHGEARHLRAQARFGLECGIPQAFFQKDGDIVRLAPGEPKKIGDARIGKLVLDGDVILSAGGATMNERRKLAYQGIVAVSIALGKNNALLGKPVVRAVGLPVEADRDDFLSDAVDSAARAVDRGAEEERVRENVRLAVRRCATAWTGKKPVVEVLVVRP, via the coding sequence GTGACACCTGCTAACGAACTGATTTTTCTCGCGCTTGGCGGCTCGGGCGAGATTGGCATGAACGTCAATCTCTACGGCAGCCAGGGCAAATGGCTGATGGTCGACTGTGGCCTGAGTTTCGGCGATCCGGAACTGCCCGGCATCGAGCTGACGCTGCCCGACCTCGAATTCATCGAGGATCGCCGCAAGGACCTCGTCGGGATCGTCATCACCCATGGTCATGAGGACCATATCGGTGCGATCCCCTACCTCGCCGCCGACCTCAAGGTGCCGATCTACGCCACGCCGTTCACCGCGGGGCTGATCGCCAGTAAGCTCGAGGAAGAGGGCCTCTCGGGACAGGTCCCGCTCAAGATCGTCGAACGCGGCGAGCGCATTGCGCTCGACCCGTTCGCGGTCACCTACGTCCCGCTCGCCCACTCGATTCCCGAAGGAAACGGCCTGCTGATCGAGACGCCGCACGGCAAGGTCTTCCACACCGGTGACTGGAAGATCGACCGCACCCCGGTGCTCGCCCAGCCCGCCAGCGCCGAGACGATGCAGGCGATCGGGGACCAGGGCATCCTCGCCTTGGTGTCGGATTCGACCAACGCGTTCAGCCTGGAGGAATCGGGTTCGGAGAGCGACGTCATCGAGGGCCTGACCAAGGCCATCGGCGAGGCACCCGGACGCGTGCTCATTACTACCTTCGCGTCGAACGTCGCGCGGCTCGACACCATCGCACGGGTCGCGGAGGCGACCGGACGCCGCCTGGCGCTGGCGGGCCGGTCGATTGAGCGCAACGTCAAGGTTGCCAAGGCGGCGGGCTACCTCAAGGATTTTCCTGAAACGGTGCGTTATGACGAGGCCATGCGCCTGCCCAAGCGCGACCTGTTGATCCTTGCGACCGGCGGCCAGGGCGAGCCGCGCGCGGCGCTCGGCCGGATCGCGTCGGGCCAGCATGAGCTCAAGCTTGGTGAGGGCGACACGGTTATTTTCTCCTCGCGCCAGATCCCCGGCAACGAGGTCGCGGTTGGGCGGATCATGAACCAGCTCAGCGACCTGGGTGTCGTTACCGTGACCGACCGGCAGGTCCACGTCCACGTCTCGGGGCACCCGGGTCGGCCCGAACTGCAGCAGATGTACAGCTGGATTCGGCCGCAAGTTCTGGTTCCGGTGCACGGCGAGGCGCGCCACCTCCGCGCGCAGGCGCGCTTTGGCCTAGAATGCGGCATTCCGCAGGCCTTCTTCCAGAAGGACGGCGACATCGTCCGCCTGGCGCCGGGCGAACCCAAGAAGATCGGTGACGCGCGGATCGGCAAGCTGGTGCTCGACGGCGACGTCATCCTGTCTGCGGGCGGAGCGACCATGAATGAGCGGCGCAAGCTCGCCTATCAGGGGATCGTCGCGGTCAGCATCGCGCTGGGCAAGAATAATGCGCTGCTCGGCAAGCCGGTTGTCCGCGCGGTCGGGCTGCCGGTCGAAGCCGATCGCGACGATTTTCTCAGCGACGCGGTCGACAGCGCGGCTCGCGCAGTCGATCGCGGCGCGGAAGAGGAGCGGGTGCGCGAGAACGTCCGGCTTGCCGTGCGCCGTTGCGCGACCGCCTGGACCGGCAAGAAGCCGGTCGTCGAAGTGCTGGTGGTGCGCCCATGA
- a CDS encoding type III pantothenate kinase translates to MLLAIDAGNTNLVFALVDDERQIKTRWRIATDPRRTADEYAVWLHQLLALEGYAKGDVSGVIIGTVVPRALHNLQVLSEKYFHQKALVAGEGPAGWGIALDVDEPHNVGADRALNAIAAHDKHAGDLVVIDFGTATTFDVVDFSGAYKGGIIAPGINLSLDALVAAAAKLPRIAIEAPEGNSVIGRTTQSQMLSGIYWGYVAMIEGLLARVKAEIGCPVTTIATGGLATLFQRHTAVFDAIEPDLTIQGLALLWQRARPAT, encoded by the coding sequence ATGCTGCTTGCAATCGACGCCGGTAACACCAACCTTGTCTTCGCGCTGGTCGACGACGAGCGGCAGATCAAGACGCGCTGGCGGATCGCGACCGACCCGCGGCGGACCGCCGACGAATATGCGGTCTGGCTGCATCAGTTGCTTGCGCTTGAGGGGTACGCCAAGGGGGATGTCAGCGGCGTCATCATCGGCACCGTCGTGCCGCGTGCGCTCCACAATCTGCAGGTCCTCAGCGAGAAGTATTTCCACCAGAAGGCGCTGGTGGCCGGGGAGGGGCCAGCGGGCTGGGGCATCGCGCTCGACGTCGATGAACCGCACAATGTCGGGGCCGACCGGGCGCTGAACGCGATCGCCGCCCACGACAAGCACGCCGGCGACCTAGTGGTGATCGACTTCGGCACGGCGACGACCTTCGACGTGGTCGACTTCAGCGGCGCCTACAAGGGCGGGATCATCGCGCCTGGCATCAACCTCAGCCTCGATGCACTGGTCGCGGCGGCGGCCAAGCTGCCGCGGATCGCGATCGAGGCGCCGGAGGGTAACAGCGTGATCGGTCGCACCACGCAGAGCCAGATGCTGAGCGGTATCTATTGGGGCTATGTGGCGATGATCGAAGGGCTGCTGGCGCGGGTGAAAGCCGAGATCGGCTGTCCCGTGACGACCATCGCGACCGGCGGCCTCGCTACCCTGTTCCAGCGCCATACCGCCGTGTTCGACGCCATCGAGCCCGACCTCACCATCCAGGGGTTGGCCTTGCTCTGGCAGCGGGCGCGTCCGGCGACCTGA
- a CDS encoding biotin--[acetyl-CoA-carboxylase] ligase translates to MADPAAGDGDWLIAKVQTEGRGRQGRTWVSPAGNFYGSTMIRLRDSDPPAPSLALVAGLALIRAVEVAAPATGLMLKWPNDLLLGSGKLAGILLERGGDRVVAGFGVNLASAPDLPDRASAALSSIALVSPEAFAPLLAAAFARELQRWREDLPALTGLWLESAHPVGTSLSVHSGPGELVSGTFDGLDGSGALRLRLESGEVRVIHAADVTLG, encoded by the coding sequence TTGGCCGATCCGGCCGCCGGTGACGGTGACTGGCTGATCGCCAAAGTCCAGACGGAGGGGCGAGGACGTCAGGGCCGAACCTGGGTCAGCCCGGCCGGCAATTTCTACGGCTCCACCATGATCAGGTTGCGCGACAGCGATCCGCCGGCCCCAAGCCTTGCCCTAGTCGCCGGGCTCGCGCTGATCCGCGCGGTCGAGGTCGCGGCCCCGGCCACCGGCCTGATGCTGAAGTGGCCCAACGACCTGTTACTGGGAAGCGGCAAGCTCGCCGGGATCCTGCTCGAGCGGGGCGGCGACCGGGTGGTCGCCGGTTTCGGCGTCAACCTCGCCAGCGCGCCCGATTTGCCCGACCGGGCCAGCGCAGCGCTGTCGTCGATCGCGCTGGTCAGTCCGGAGGCGTTCGCGCCCCTGCTCGCCGCCGCCTTCGCACGCGAGCTGCAGCGCTGGCGTGAAGACTTGCCAGCCCTCACCGGCCTGTGGCTTGAAAGCGCGCATCCGGTGGGCACCTCGCTTAGCGTCCACAGCGGGCCCGGCGAACTGGTGAGCGGGACCTTCGACGGACTCGACGGCAGTGGCGCGCTGCGGCTGCGCTTGGAAAGCGGCGAGGTGCGTGTCATCCATGCCGCCGACGTCACGCTCGGATAA
- the nuoN gene encoding NADH-quinone oxidoreductase subunit NuoN: MHSLAPILPEVILGLAAIALMLVAAFARRGSSATHWLAVAALVGACFALIGAPQQTGPMFGGMFAADGFAAFGKVIIYLSAAVAVIMAHGWFDRHFEHSGEYPVLILLSAIGASVMVSATDLMMLYVGLELQSLSAYVLASYRRHDARSAEAGLKYFVLGGLASGILLYGISLLYGFTGTTLFSGISVGFAGGNVGFGLIVGLALTLAGIAFKIAAVPFHMWTPDVYEGAPTPVTAFFASGPKIAAVLLGTRVCLDALGPATDAWRQIVIFAALASIVIGAVAAYGQTNIKRLLAYSSINNVGFALVGLAAGGRAGAQAVLFYSAVYVVMTLGAFLCVLRMRDAEGRPVESLASLSGLSQTQPLLALAIAMFMFSLAGIPPLFGFWPKLMVFQAAVNAGLLPLAIAAAVLTVVGAYYYLKIVKIMYFDEPAEPFARTREPLQSALIAACALFVSPLGYLLIIPLSRLAANAASVF, translated from the coding sequence ATGCATAGTCTCGCACCCATCCTGCCCGAGGTCATCCTTGGGCTCGCGGCCATCGCGCTGATGCTGGTCGCCGCCTTCGCCCGCCGCGGGTCGTCCGCGACCCACTGGCTTGCGGTCGCCGCGCTGGTCGGCGCTTGCTTCGCTCTGATCGGGGCGCCGCAGCAGACGGGACCGATGTTTGGCGGCATGTTCGCGGCCGACGGCTTCGCCGCCTTCGGCAAGGTCATCATCTACCTGTCCGCGGCGGTGGCCGTGATCATGGCGCACGGCTGGTTCGACCGCCATTTCGAGCATAGCGGCGAATATCCGGTGCTGATTCTCTTATCGGCGATCGGCGCCTCGGTGATGGTCTCGGCGACCGACCTGATGATGCTCTACGTCGGGCTCGAGCTGCAGTCGTTGAGCGCATACGTCCTCGCCTCCTACCGCCGCCACGACGCGCGCTCGGCCGAGGCGGGCCTCAAGTACTTCGTGCTCGGCGGGCTCGCCTCCGGCATCCTGCTCTACGGCATCTCGCTGCTCTACGGCTTCACCGGGACCACGCTGTTCAGCGGGATCAGCGTCGGCTTCGCGGGCGGCAACGTTGGCTTCGGGCTCATCGTCGGACTGGCGCTAACCCTTGCCGGGATTGCCTTCAAGATCGCCGCCGTGCCGTTCCACATGTGGACGCCCGACGTCTACGAAGGCGCGCCGACCCCGGTCACCGCCTTTTTCGCCTCCGGACCCAAGATCGCCGCCGTGCTGCTTGGCACCCGGGTCTGCCTCGACGCGCTGGGGCCGGCGACCGACGCGTGGCGGCAGATCGTGATCTTCGCCGCGCTGGCCTCGATCGTGATCGGCGCCGTCGCCGCCTACGGCCAGACCAACATCAAGCGCCTGCTCGCTTATTCTTCCATCAACAACGTCGGCTTCGCGCTGGTCGGCCTGGCCGCCGGCGGTCGCGCCGGGGCGCAGGCAGTGCTATTCTATTCGGCGGTTTACGTCGTGATGACCCTCGGCGCCTTCCTCTGCGTGCTGCGGATGCGCGATGCGGAAGGCCGCCCGGTCGAGAGCCTCGCCAGCCTGTCGGGCCTGTCGCAGACCCAGCCGCTGCTGGCGCTCGCCATCGCCATGTTCATGTTCAGCCTGGCGGGCATTCCGCCGCTGTTCGGCTTCTGGCCCAAGCTGATGGTCTTCCAGGCCGCGGTGAACGCCGGGCTGCTTCCGCTCGCGATCGCCGCGGCGGTGCTGACCGTCGTGGGCGCCTATTATTACCTCAAGATCGTCAAGATCATGTACTTCGACGAGCCGGCCGAGCCGTTCGCGCGTACTCGCGAGCCGCTGCAAAGCGCGCTCATCGCCGCCTGCGCGCTGTTCGTCAGTCCGCTCGGTTACCTGCTGATCATCCCCCTCTCGCGCCTGGCCGCGAACGCGGCGAGCGTGTTCTGA